A part of Setaria viridis chromosome 8, Setaria_viridis_v4.0, whole genome shotgun sequence genomic DNA contains:
- the LOC117833153 gene encoding uncharacterized protein has product MSRRVTAARDRCLELERVIAGRARSGSLGLDDALKLFDELLPIARPASVHAFNQLLTVVSRAKGRGSLTSALVVSLFNRMARASPTKVAPDLRTYSILIGRFCSMGHLDFVFAAFGLILKKGFSVNAIVINQLLNGLCDAKRVGEAMNVLLRRMPEFGCTPNLVSYNTILKGFCNENRAQEALELLHMMADDGGGSCPPDVVAYNTVINGFFREGQVDTAYSLFHEMLDRGILPDAVTYNTVIDGLCKAGAVGRAEGVLQEMIHKGVKPDNRTYNCLINGYCTTGQWKEVLRILNEMSTQGLRADVVTYNLLLDYLCKNRNITEARKIFDSMIGKGIKPNVTTYSTLLNGYASKGDLADMHDFLDLMVADGISPDHPVFNIVFRAYSKGGMIDEAMHIFDQMRQHGLSPDVVSYGALIDALCKLGRVDEAMLKFNQMINEGVTPNIVVFTSLVYGLCTVDKWRKAEELLDVMVSAGLEPDVVAYNTLLHGYCRAGRIYDAFRLFRQMLSNAVMPGVATYNTILHGLFQYGRFSEAKELYVNMIKSGMQLDIYTYNIILNGLCKNNFVDDAFKMFQSLCSMDSQLDIITFTIIIDALLKSGRKEDAMGMFTAISAHGLVPDVVTYRLVTENLIKQGLLEEFDNLFLAMEKSGCTPNSDLLCTSATWLESLLLSLTESWRGQYD; this is encoded by the exons ATGTCCCGCCGCGTGACGGCCGCCCGCGACCGGTGCTTGGAGCTGGAGCGCgtcatcgccggccgcgcccgctcggGAAGCCTCGGCCTCGACGACGCCCTCAAGCTTTTCGACGAATTGCTCCCGATCGCCAGGCCCGCCTCGGTTCACGCCTTCAACCAGCTCCTCACCGTCGTCTCTCGCGCCAAGGGCAGGGGCTCCTTAACCTCCGCGCTCGTCGTCTCCCTCTTCAACCGGATGGCCCGTGCCTCCCCCACCAAGGTAGCTCCCGACCTGCGCACCTACAGCATCCTCATCGGTCGCTTCTGTAGCATGGGCCACCTAGATTTCGTTTTCGCCGCCTTTGGCCTCATCCTTAAGAAGGGCTTTAGTGTGAATGCCATAGTCATAAATCAGCTTCTCAATGGTCTCTGTGACGCAAAGAGGGTGGGTGAGGCCATGAACGTATTGCTCCGACGAATGCCCGAGTTTGGTTGCACGCCCAATTTAGTCTCATACAACACGATTCTCAAGGGTTTCTGCAATGAAAATAGAGCTCAGGAGGCACTTGAGCTGCTCCACATGATGGCTGATGATGGAGGTGGTAGCTGCCCACCAGACGTGGTGGCGTACAACACTGTCATCAATGGCTTCTTTAGAGAGGGTCAGGTGGACACAGCTTACAGCCTATTTCATGAAATGCTAGATCGGGGGATTCTGCCAGATGCTGTGACCTACAACACAGTCATTGATGGCCTATGCAAAGCTGGAGCAGTTGGCAGGGCTGAGGGTGTCCTTCAGGAGATGATCCATAAAGGTGTTAAGCCAGATAATAGGACATATAATTGTCTGATCAATGGATATTGCACTACAGGACAGTGGAAAGAGGTGCTTCGAATCCTCAATGAAATGTCCACACAGGGTCTGCGAGCAGATGTTGTTACTTATAATTTGCTGCTGGATTATCTTTGCAAGAATAGAAACATCACAGAAGCTAGAAAGATTTTTGATTCTATGATTGGAAAGGGAATAAAACCTAATGTGACTACCTATAGCACTCTGCTTAATGGGTATGCTTCGAAAGGAGATCTTGCTGATATGCATGATTTCTTAGATCTGATGGTAGCAGATGGTATTTCACCTGACCATCCCGTCTTCAACATAGTGTTCCGTGCATATTCTAAAGGTGGTATGATAGATGAGGCAATGCATATATTTGACCAGATGAGGCAGCATGGGTTGAGTCCTGATGTAGTCAGCTATGGAGCACTAATAGATGCACTTTGCAAATTGGGAAGGGTGGACGAGGCCATGCTTAAATTCAATCAGATGATCAATGAAGGGGTGACTCCTAATATCGTTGTTTTTACCTCCCTAGTTTATGGACTGTGCACCGTTGATAAATGGCGAAAGGCTGAGGAGTTACTTGATGTTATGGTCTCGGCTGGTTTGGAACCTGATGTTGTTGCCTATAATACTTTGCTTCACGGCTACTGTAGAGCTGGCAGGATATACGATGCATTTAGACTTTTCCGACAAATGTTGAGCAATGCAGTTATGCCTGGAGTTGCCACTTACAACACCATACTGCATGGTTTATTTCAGTATGGGAGATTTTCTGAAGCAAAGGAACTCTACGTCAATATGATCAAAAGTGGAATGCAGTTGGACATTTACACGTACAACATAATTCTGAATGGTCTTTGCAAAAACAATTTTGTTGATGATGCATTCAAAATGTTTCAGAGTCTATGTTCTATGGATTCTCAACTTGACATTATTACTTTCACCATTATAATTGATGCTTTGCTCAAAAGTGGCAGAAAGGAAGATGCCATGGGTATGTTCACTGCTATCTCAGCCCATGGTTTAGTTCCAGATGTTGTGACCTATCGCTTAGTGACAGAAAATCTCATTAAACAAGGGTTGCTAGAGGAGTTTGACAATCTGTTTTTGGCCATGGAAAAGAGTGGATGCACTCCAAACTCAG ATCTGCTCTGCACAAGTGCAACATGGCTGGAAAGCCTGCTGTTGTCACTCACGGAATCATGGCGTGGACAGTATGACTGA